TGCGCCTGCAGGCGCTGCTCCAGCTCGCTCGGCTGGGCGGCCACGCTCGGCAGCGATTCGGGGGGCAGCTGCGGGTCTTCGTTCTGCAGTTCGCGCTTGAGGGCGTCGCGCGACTGCTCGGCCGACGACAGCTCCAGGCGCAGCTTCGCCACCTCGTCCGACAGCGAGGCCAGGCGCGTGAAGTGGTCCTGGTTGGCCGTGCCGGTGACGCCGAAGTTCTGGATCTTGAAGTCCTTCAGGCGGTTTTCCGCGTGGACCAGCTTCGCTTCATAGTCCTTGATCTGTTCCTCGATGAAGCGGCTGGCTTCGGTGGAGTCGCGCTTCTTGGTGTCGGCGCTCGACTCCACGAAGATGGACACCAGCGCCTCGACCAGCCGCTGCGCCCGGGCCGGGTCGCTGTCGCGGTAGGTGATGGCGAAGAGGTTGCCGGAACCGCTCGGGGACACCTTGATGGAATCCTTGAGCTTCTCGAGCTGCCGGTCGTACTGGCTGGCCTCGGGCTGCTCCAGGCCGATGTGCGGGTTCTGGAACAGGCGTTCGACGTTCGGCCGCGAGATCAGCGTGCGGGCCAGCATGCGCACCTGCTGGTCGATGTCGGGCTGGAACGCGAGGCCGGCCATCAGCGGCTTCAGCACGGTCTGGGTGTCGACGTAGATGCGCGCGGACGCCTCGTAGCGGTCGCGGACGAGGAACACCAGGAGCCCGAGCACCAGCGCGAGGCCCCAGGCGATGGTCGCGGCGAGCCAGCGGCGATCCCACATCCGCCTCACGTCGTACCGCAGCATCGTCAAGAATATTTGCATGGCCTGTCTGGTCTACAGCTGGAAGGAACCGGCAGCCGCCGGGACGACCGCCGCGGCACGGAACCGCGCCCGGAAGCCGGGCGACGACCCGTGCCGAGGGGAATGATGCACCGCCGGCTTGACGTCTGCGCGTTGGGCCGGTCTCGGGGGTGGAGATTCCGACGTCAGGATCCGGGGCCCGGGAAGGCGGGCCACGGCGCCGGGGTCAGAACCAGCTCTGCGGGACGATCACGATGTCGCCCGGCAGCACCGGCACGTTGGCGGAGATGTCGCCGCGCTTGAGCAGGTCTTTCAGGCGGACGGAGTACTGCTTGCCGTTCTCGGAGCCCCGCACGAGCACGGCGCCGTTGCCGTCGGCGTAGTCGGTGAGGCCGCCCACCTGGATCATCACGTCGAGCACCGTCATGTTCTGGCGGTACGCCACCGACTGCGGGCGCGCGGCCTCGCCGACGATGCGGATCTGCTCGGAATAGATGCCCTGGAAGGTGTTGACCACCACGGTCACGACCGGGTCGCGCACGTACTTGCCGAGCACCCCCTCCACCTCGCGGGCGAGGTCGACCGGGCTGCGGCCCGCGGCCACCAGGTCTTCCACCAGCGGGGTGGAGATGCGGCCGTCGGGCCGCACCGTGACGATGGAGGACAGCTCGGGGTTGCGCCACACCACGATGTTGAGGGTGTCCAGGGGGCCGATGCGGTAACGCGCCTCGGCTGACACGGTGGCCTGGGGGGCCTGCGGGTAGTTGCCCATCGACCCGCAGGCCGACAGGAACACAGCCGACAGCAGCACGCTGCACAGCATCACGACACGCTTGGCACTCATTTGAATTTCCCTTTGCAATCCACTGAAACTGAACCGCACGTCATTCAATGAGCACCTTCGCGGAAGAGCACCACGCTCACCGTTTCAATCAACACCAGGATGTCCAACAACAGGGAGTTGTTCTTGACGTAGTAGAGGTCGTACTGGTGCTTCTTGCGTGCGTCATCGACGGATGCGCCGTAACTGTAACGAACCTGCGCCCAGCCGGTGACACCCGGCTTGATGCTGTGCCGCACATCATAGAACGGGATCACTTCCTTGAGTTCCTTCACGAACGTGGGACGTTCGGGGCGCGGACCCACCATGCTCATCTCGCCCTTGAGGACACTGATCAGCTGGGGCAGTTCATCGATGCGGGTCTTTCGGATGAAGGCGCCCACGCGCGTCACCCGGGTGTCGTTCTTCTGGGCCCAGACGGCCTTGCCATCCTTCTCGGCGTCGGTGCGCATGCTGCGGAACTTCAGGCACATGAAGCCCTTGCCACCCAGGCCCACGCGTTCCTGGCTGTAGAGCACCGGGCCCTTGCTGTCGAGCTTGATGGCCAGCATCGTGAACAGCATGATCGGCGAGGCGATCAGCAGCAGCACCGACGAGCTGACGATGTCGAACGTGCGCTTGGCGATCTTGCGGGCGCGGCCCTGCACGAAGCCGTGGCCGTACACGAGCCAGCTGGCCTTCAGGCTGTCGATGGGCACTTCCGACTTGGCGCGCTCGTAGAAGCCAGCCAGGTCGAGCACGGGGATGCCGCGGATGCGGCAGGCGAGCAGCTGGTCCATCGGGACGCCGCCGCCGCGCTGCTCGCGCACCGCGACGATGATTTCATCGACCTGGTTGGCGTCGACGATGTCCTCGATGGACTGGTCGCCGGCGAACACCGGGTGGCCGCGCATCGTGCCGCTCTGGGCCGCTTCCGGGTCGGTGGCGAAGAAGCCCACCACGTCGCGCTCGACGCGCTTGAGGGTCATCAGGTCGGTGGCCACGCTCTGGGCTTCCGGGCCGGTGCCGACGATCAGCACGCGCGGGGTGGTGGCCAGGCGGCGCATGGCGAACAGCGCGCCGCGCACGACGACCAGGCCGACGAGCAGGTACAGCACCACCGACAGCATCAGTTGCTCGGCGTACTCGCGCTGGGCGAGCTGGTTCAGCACCAGGTAGGTCAGGTAGCCGCCGACGAGCAGCGCCACGAGCGTGCGACGGAGCATGGCACCGAAGGCGATGGGCGTGGGGCGGTACAGGCCGACGAAGGCGTACAGCAGCGACATCACCATCGCGAAGCCGCTCGCGAACAGGAAGATGTGCGGCGTGGTGAGGGCGGCCTGCGCCGACGAGCCCGGGACGAGGTGCAAGGACGAGGCGGCCATGAGGACCGCGAAGAAGCACAGCAACCCGTCGGCGATCATGCCGGCGAAGGTGGCGATGGAAACGTGGAGCTGGAACACTTTTAGCATTTGGCTCATCCTTGTTGGGCTTGCACCCTCGTCGAC
This genomic stretch from Piscinibacter gummiphilus harbors:
- a CDS encoding TIGR03013 family XrtA/PEP-CTERM system glycosyltransferase, with protein sequence MLKVFQLHVSIATFAGMIADGLLCFFAVLMAASSLHLVPGSSAQAALTTPHIFLFASGFAMVMSLLYAFVGLYRPTPIAFGAMLRRTLVALLVGGYLTYLVLNQLAQREYAEQLMLSVVLYLLVGLVVVRGALFAMRRLATTPRVLIVGTGPEAQSVATDLMTLKRVERDVVGFFATDPEAAQSGTMRGHPVFAGDQSIEDIVDANQVDEIIVAVREQRGGGVPMDQLLACRIRGIPVLDLAGFYERAKSEVPIDSLKASWLVYGHGFVQGRARKIAKRTFDIVSSSVLLLIASPIMLFTMLAIKLDSKGPVLYSQERVGLGGKGFMCLKFRSMRTDAEKDGKAVWAQKNDTRVTRVGAFIRKTRIDELPQLISVLKGEMSMVGPRPERPTFVKELKEVIPFYDVRHSIKPGVTGWAQVRYSYGASVDDARKKHQYDLYYVKNNSLLLDILVLIETVSVVLFREGAH
- a CDS encoding XrtA/PEP-CTERM system exopolysaccharide export protein, translated to MSAKRVVMLCSVLLSAVFLSACGSMGNYPQAPQATVSAEARYRIGPLDTLNIVVWRNPELSSIVTVRPDGRISTPLVEDLVAAGRSPVDLAREVEGVLGKYVRDPVVTVVVNTFQGIYSEQIRIVGEAARPQSVAYRQNMTVLDVMIQVGGLTDYADGNGAVLVRGSENGKQYSVRLKDLLKRGDISANVPVLPGDIVIVPQSWF
- a CDS encoding XrtA system polysaccharide chain length determinant codes for the protein MQIFLTMLRYDVRRMWDRRWLAATIAWGLALVLGLLVFLVRDRYEASARIYVDTQTVLKPLMAGLAFQPDIDQQVRMLARTLISRPNVERLFQNPHIGLEQPEASQYDRQLEKLKDSIKVSPSGSGNLFAITYRDSDPARAQRLVEALVSIFVESSADTKKRDSTEASRFIEEQIKDYEAKLVHAENRLKDFKIQNFGVTGTANQDHFTRLASLSDEVAKLRLELSSAEQSRDALKRELQNEDPQLPPESLPSVAAQPSELEQRLQAQYRVLDELLRRYTDDHPDVISARRMIASIERQIKEEAEGKAKGNGRGRGAAATNPVYQRLRVSLAEAEANIASLRSQLTVQQGRLEQVRALANRMPQVEADLAQLNRDYDIVRKNYEQLVSRREAASLGVKIDQSSQLADFRIVEPPRVAPTPVFPSRKVLAVLAMFASLALAGAAVFGLGRLRPTVDSLAVLQQLSDRPILGSVSLIRGPEQRSRRKRDIYRFAGVMGVFLALHVVWVVLIARHGL